A stretch of the Halomonas sp. CH40 genome encodes the following:
- a CDS encoding class II histone deacetylase: MIKTGFYWHERCFWHDQGAIGVFSAPGEFLQPQAASESPESKRRLKNILEVSGLIDELQVVKPPAATEEDLLRFHTPRYLKMLAEDDARGGGNGGDCAPFMPGSWAAARHSAGLAVAAVEDVALGKVANAYALCRPPGHHAEADQGRGFCLLGNIPVAVMRARALGQVKRVAILDWDVHHGNGQQSAFYTDPEVLTVSIHQSGNYPLETGYFDEQGDGAGKSTNLNLPLPPGCGLGAYQYAMETLVLPAMEAFAPDMIVVACGYDACAKDPLGKMLLNSGAFAEMTAQLKALAERCCAGKLVVVHEGGYSEGYVPLCGHGVIQTLAGSDIAVPDPQNDEIAAWDYQALQPHQQALIDGWRQQWEQNA; encoded by the coding sequence TTGATAAAGACAGGCTTTTACTGGCATGAACGCTGCTTCTGGCATGATCAGGGCGCTATTGGGGTGTTTTCGGCGCCAGGGGAGTTTCTGCAACCGCAGGCTGCTTCGGAAAGCCCAGAAAGCAAGCGGCGGCTGAAGAATATTCTCGAAGTCAGTGGCTTGATCGACGAACTACAGGTTGTGAAACCCCCAGCGGCCACCGAGGAAGACCTGCTGCGTTTTCATACGCCACGTTATCTTAAGATGTTGGCGGAAGATGATGCCCGCGGGGGCGGGAACGGCGGTGACTGCGCGCCCTTTATGCCCGGCAGCTGGGCCGCGGCTCGCCATTCGGCAGGGCTTGCCGTGGCAGCGGTGGAAGACGTGGCCCTGGGCAAGGTCGCCAATGCCTACGCGCTGTGCCGCCCGCCCGGCCACCATGCCGAGGCCGATCAGGGGCGCGGTTTCTGCCTGCTGGGCAATATCCCGGTGGCGGTGATGCGCGCAAGGGCCTTGGGGCAGGTCAAGCGGGTGGCGATTCTTGATTGGGATGTGCATCACGGCAACGGCCAGCAGTCAGCCTTCTATACAGACCCAGAGGTGCTGACCGTGTCCATTCACCAGTCTGGCAACTATCCTCTGGAGACGGGCTATTTTGACGAGCAGGGTGACGGCGCCGGAAAGAGCACCAACCTCAACCTGCCGTTGCCACCAGGCTGTGGGCTGGGGGCTTATCAGTACGCCATGGAAACCTTGGTTCTGCCCGCGATGGAAGCCTTCGCGCCGGACATGATCGTGGTTGCCTGCGGTTATGACGCCTGCGCCAAGGACCCGCTGGGCAAGATGCTGCTCAACAGCGGCGCCTTTGCTGAAATGACCGCACAGCTAAAAGCGCTGGCCGAGCGCTGCTGCGCAGGCAAACTGGTGGTGGTGCATGAAGGCGGTTACTCGGAGGGCTATGTGCCTTTGTGTGGCCATGGTGTGATTCAGACCCTGGCGGGCAGTGATATTGCAGTGCCCGATCCGCAGAACGATGAAATTGCCGCCTGGGATTATCAGGCGTTACAGCCGCATCAGCAGGCGCTGATCGATGGCTGGCGCCAACAGTGGGAGCAAAATGCATGA
- a CDS encoding branched-chain amino acid transaminase, with protein MTPLYDRDGWIWQDGEWLEWREAKVHVFTHTLHYGMGCFEGVRAYAGEQGTALFRVTEHTRRLAESAHALDIPMDFSEAALIDAQQECLRKNKLTNAYLKPTVFLGAEGLGLRAKGLSTHVMIAAWDLGPYLSPEAKRCGLRALTSSWARHHVNISLCRAKTSGHYVNSMLALNTAVKAGFDETIMLDPEGYVAEASAANVFLLRDGVLHTPEVTSCLQGITRDSVIQLAREALGIEVRERRITRDELYTADEAFLTGTAAEILPLRELDGRKIGFRAGAPAVDAPIPDDSVTARLQQAYQQAVRGELPAFKHWLMPV; from the coding sequence ATGACACCGCTTTATGATCGCGATGGCTGGATCTGGCAGGATGGCGAATGGCTGGAATGGCGAGAGGCCAAGGTTCACGTATTCACCCATACCCTGCATTACGGCATGGGCTGTTTTGAAGGCGTGCGCGCCTATGCAGGCGAGCAGGGCACGGCGCTGTTTCGTGTTACTGAACACACCCGCCGACTGGCAGAAAGCGCCCATGCGCTGGATATCCCGATGGATTTCAGCGAAGCCGCGCTGATTGATGCCCAGCAGGAATGCCTGCGAAAAAACAAGCTGACCAACGCCTACCTCAAACCGACGGTCTTTCTTGGTGCAGAAGGCCTGGGCCTGCGGGCCAAAGGGTTAAGCACCCATGTGATGATTGCCGCCTGGGATCTGGGGCCTTATCTATCGCCGGAGGCCAAGCGTTGCGGGCTGCGTGCGCTGACCTCCTCCTGGGCACGCCACCACGTCAATATCAGCCTGTGCCGGGCCAAAACCAGCGGCCACTACGTCAACTCCATGCTGGCGCTGAATACCGCCGTCAAGGCCGGCTTTGATGAAACCATCATGCTCGACCCGGAAGGTTATGTGGCGGAAGCCTCGGCTGCCAATGTCTTCCTGCTGCGCGATGGCGTGCTGCACACCCCGGAAGTCACCTCCTGCCTGCAGGGCATCACCCGCGACAGCGTGATTCAGCTGGCCCGCGAAGCGCTGGGCATTGAAGTGCGCGAACGGCGCATCACCCGGGATGAACTCTACACCGCCGACGAAGCCTTCCTCACCGGCACTGCCGCCGAAATCCTCCCACTGCGCGAGCTGGATGGGCGAAAAATCGGCTTCAGGGCAGGCGCCCCCGCCGTAGATGCCCCTATCCCTGACGACAGCGTCACCGCCCGGCTACAGCAAGCCTACCAGCAAGCCGTCCGCGGCGAACTGCCCGCGTTCAAGCACTGGTTGATGCCGGTCTAG
- a CDS encoding helix-turn-helix transcriptional regulator gives MTRSLKELLAEENPELVASARQEADHILMDIHLAEIRRLAEKTQTELATAMGVKQPTIAKMERDGQDIRLSSLKRYIESLGGRMRIDVELPDGSHHGFSV, from the coding sequence ATGACACGTTCCTTAAAAGAACTACTGGCAGAAGAAAACCCAGAACTTGTAGCGTCTGCTCGGCAGGAAGCGGATCACATCCTGATGGACATCCATTTGGCTGAAATTCGACGTTTGGCCGAAAAAACGCAGACAGAGCTGGCGACAGCCATGGGTGTCAAACAACCGACCATCGCCAAGATGGAAAGAGACGGACAAGATATCCGGCTAAGCTCTTTAAAACGCTATATCGAATCCCTGGGCGGACGCATGCGAATTGATGTCGAGCTGCCGGACGGTAGCCATCATGGTTTCTCTGTCTAG
- a CDS encoding type II toxin-antitoxin system RelE/ParE family toxin, whose amino-acid sequence MWDVQQTARFEQWFKGLDDVDRRKVIVGLMLLENQGPHLPRPHADTVNESRYANMKELRIQSQGKPLRAFFAFDPKRTGIILCAGDKGKNDKRFYQEMIPIADEEYEKHLNSLT is encoded by the coding sequence ATGTGGGATGTACAACAAACAGCTCGATTTGAACAATGGTTCAAAGGGTTGGATGACGTAGACCGACGTAAAGTCATTGTAGGGTTAATGTTACTGGAAAACCAAGGACCTCATCTTCCCAGGCCCCACGCAGATACGGTCAATGAATCCCGCTACGCCAATATGAAAGAATTACGCATCCAGAGCCAGGGAAAACCGCTGAGAGCTTTCTTTGCTTTTGATCCTAAACGAACCGGGATTATTTTATGTGCTGGCGATAAAGGAAAAAATGACAAACGTTTTTATCAAGAGATGATTCCCATTGCTGATGAAGAGTATGAGAAGCATTTAAATTCGCTGACATGA
- a CDS encoding ATP-binding protein: MAHLLRIVMIHGHLDGVVELSLDGHTNICGTNASGKTTLQRLVPVFYGELPNRVVPKTRMKFDAFYLPNSNSYLVYEYRREAGSLCQVVLTRGTNGGVEYRFVAAPYQPEDYLLESEGRVVARDYPQWLNGLRHNGIATSSKLTATSEYRAVIQNDFTPIPGMASHGNRKEALRLRQMAAQFSLVKPEHRIRHMEKLVSAVHAKEGKMDTLKTMLAAIFEEDGVELPVTRIRSNKARGWVGQMRQSMRLAPLQQALAELRDTDAELARLEALLWQLKPQLDADRHRTEGDAADTDAAIKEHKAAFKAQQEDYETARDALNDQLSARESERKQAERSLEDLQQRYEAYADADMPALERDLQALPQQREKRQQLKEHLALMQEAAEASQARKEERLRELGETLARQSEEIQAQLDAVGEEQAQRREAHWNDQQRLTERYQQQRQTLDASFQGRLSEGVQRLAMLKAALEHQGPSREESAEAELAQARLDQAQGSLNAAREHHNSLRLELDTHKRAREQADSAFNAARQQLALAQQHSRELHRQKDPEQGSLRHFLRFHRPGWEQSLGKVLAPELLERRDLAPAMLEVKNASIRPPESDSLYGLQVSLNAIALPDYAQDEASLLAAIEAAEAAVLQAEADVEAKQKTLRRHSEQVTLAEQALSKARLAVTSAEEELEYAQQARHQLQERHANAQKQRRIEQETALAEQQAVQQALEEEQQEAQAQLEATHQAELIELKADAQSQQDTLAARLQQHKQQLNELKSEHQRQRNELEQAFDQELQASGVDPVTLRDTRQRLQQLETHIRETAARQEELENYQRFMRVEWGQQKPELIEQLSELTRSCDELKREQKNQQQAFKAAQASYRQALNQLQETYQQAEALLEELKPLLKQLDELALSADATPQQDAPGDVSERLARARQALKQRAEARDTLRRGCQEVESQLIKGASSGFVEMLEGEREKLPDREDPRRVLPLLADMLKLLEDQQQQLVQQGRNIGDDLVKFFTVFRDLNRRISAQSRRLSDEVADDLRLEGITKAEVQIQSTIDELGFWEPLKDFAQRYQHWMQAGYTLPSDDYLDALADVVDLLRHDQQYSFESLLRLELHLNEGGADLIIRNDRQLLESSSHGMAYLILCKFLLAFTRLLRGKAEIAIHWPIDEIGTLAYHNVEKLFEACDSNRIHIVGAFPNPESDVLMLFHHRYLIERDADDKDIRRLKRIEPRLSPLAARIKARSEEVTA; encoded by the coding sequence ATGGCTCACTTACTGCGTATCGTGATGATTCACGGCCACCTCGACGGCGTGGTCGAGTTAAGTCTGGATGGTCACACCAATATCTGCGGCACCAACGCCTCCGGCAAGACGACCCTGCAGCGTCTGGTGCCGGTGTTCTATGGCGAGCTGCCTAATCGGGTGGTGCCCAAAACGCGCATGAAATTCGATGCGTTCTATCTGCCCAACAGCAACAGTTACCTTGTCTACGAATATCGCCGTGAAGCGGGTAGCCTGTGTCAGGTGGTGCTGACACGGGGAACCAACGGCGGCGTGGAATACCGTTTTGTGGCGGCCCCTTACCAGCCTGAAGATTATCTGCTGGAAAGCGAGGGCAGGGTGGTCGCCCGCGATTATCCGCAATGGCTGAATGGCCTGCGCCATAACGGCATTGCTACCTCCAGCAAGCTGACGGCCACCTCGGAATATCGGGCGGTGATTCAGAATGACTTCACCCCGATTCCCGGTATGGCCTCTCACGGCAACCGTAAAGAGGCGCTCAGGCTGCGCCAGATGGCCGCCCAGTTCAGCCTGGTCAAGCCGGAACACCGCATCCGCCATATGGAAAAGCTGGTCTCGGCGGTGCATGCCAAAGAGGGCAAAATGGATACCCTCAAAACCATGCTGGCGGCGATTTTCGAGGAAGACGGCGTGGAACTGCCGGTCACCCGGATTCGCAGCAACAAGGCGCGGGGCTGGGTCGGCCAGATGCGCCAGTCCATGCGTCTGGCGCCCTTGCAGCAGGCACTGGCCGAGCTGCGCGACACCGATGCGGAACTGGCCCGTCTTGAGGCCCTGCTGTGGCAGCTCAAGCCCCAGCTGGACGCCGACCGTCACCGCACCGAAGGCGATGCCGCAGATACCGACGCCGCGATCAAGGAGCACAAGGCGGCCTTCAAGGCCCAGCAGGAAGACTACGAAACCGCACGCGATGCGTTAAACGACCAGCTCAGCGCCCGTGAAAGTGAGCGTAAGCAGGCCGAGCGCAGCCTGGAAGACCTTCAGCAACGCTATGAAGCCTATGCAGACGCCGACATGCCTGCGCTTGAGCGTGACCTGCAGGCGCTGCCGCAACAGCGCGAAAAGCGCCAGCAGCTGAAAGAACATCTGGCGCTGATGCAGGAAGCCGCTGAGGCCAGCCAGGCGCGCAAGGAAGAACGCCTGCGCGAGCTGGGGGAAACCCTGGCCCGCCAGAGCGAAGAAATTCAGGCCCAGCTGGACGCCGTTGGTGAAGAGCAGGCGCAACGCCGTGAAGCCCACTGGAACGACCAGCAGCGCCTGACCGAACGCTATCAGCAGCAGCGTCAGACGCTGGATGCCAGTTTTCAGGGGCGTTTGTCCGAAGGTGTGCAGCGTCTGGCCATGCTCAAGGCGGCACTGGAGCATCAAGGCCCCAGCCGCGAAGAAAGCGCCGAGGCCGAACTGGCCCAGGCGCGGCTGGATCAGGCGCAAGGGTCGCTCAATGCGGCGCGTGAACATCACAACAGCTTGCGCCTGGAACTGGATACCCATAAGCGTGCCCGCGAACAGGCTGACAGCGCCTTCAATGCCGCCCGCCAGCAGCTGGCGCTTGCCCAGCAGCACAGCCGCGAACTGCATCGCCAGAAAGACCCGGAACAGGGCAGCCTGCGCCACTTCCTGCGCTTTCATCGCCCCGGTTGGGAGCAGTCCCTGGGTAAAGTACTGGCACCGGAACTGCTGGAGCGCCGCGATCTGGCGCCCGCCATGTTGGAGGTGAAAAACGCCTCCATCCGCCCGCCTGAGAGCGATAGCCTTTATGGCCTGCAGGTCAGCCTGAATGCTATTGCACTGCCGGATTACGCTCAGGATGAAGCCAGCCTGCTGGCTGCCATCGAGGCCGCCGAGGCCGCTGTTCTGCAGGCAGAAGCAGACGTTGAAGCCAAGCAGAAAACCCTGCGTCGCCACAGCGAGCAGGTCACCCTGGCCGAGCAGGCACTAAGCAAGGCTCGCCTGGCGGTGACCAGCGCTGAAGAAGAGCTTGAGTACGCCCAGCAAGCCCGCCACCAGCTACAGGAACGCCACGCCAACGCCCAGAAGCAGCGTCGCATCGAACAGGAAACAGCCCTGGCCGAGCAGCAAGCGGTGCAACAGGCCTTGGAAGAAGAGCAGCAGGAAGCCCAGGCTCAGCTGGAGGCCACCCATCAAGCCGAGCTTATCGAGCTCAAGGCCGATGCCCAAAGCCAGCAGGACACCCTGGCCGCGCGTTTGCAGCAGCATAAACAGCAGTTGAACGAACTTAAAAGTGAACACCAGCGCCAGCGCAATGAGCTGGAGCAGGCCTTTGATCAGGAGCTTCAGGCCAGTGGCGTCGACCCAGTCACCCTGCGCGATACCCGTCAGCGGCTGCAGCAGCTGGAAACGCATATTCGTGAAACGGCGGCCCGCCAGGAGGAGCTGGAAAACTATCAGCGCTTTATGCGCGTGGAGTGGGGGCAGCAAAAACCGGAACTGATTGAGCAGCTGAGTGAACTGACCCGCAGCTGCGATGAACTCAAGCGCGAGCAGAAAAACCAGCAGCAAGCCTTCAAGGCGGCCCAGGCGAGCTATCGCCAGGCCCTCAACCAATTGCAGGAAACCTACCAACAGGCCGAAGCGCTGCTCGAAGAGCTTAAACCGCTGCTAAAACAGTTGGATGAGTTGGCCCTGAGCGCGGATGCCACGCCTCAACAGGACGCGCCGGGAGACGTCAGTGAACGCCTGGCACGCGCCCGCCAGGCCCTTAAACAGCGGGCAGAGGCCCGCGATACCCTGCGCAGGGGCTGTCAGGAGGTGGAAAGCCAGCTGATCAAGGGCGCCAGCAGCGGGTTTGTCGAAATGCTGGAAGGCGAACGCGAAAAACTGCCTGATCGCGAAGACCCTCGCCGGGTGCTGCCACTGCTCGCTGATATGCTCAAGCTGCTGGAAGACCAGCAACAGCAACTGGTGCAGCAGGGGCGCAATATTGGCGATGATCTGGTCAAGTTCTTTACCGTCTTCCGTGACCTTAACCGCCGCATCAGCGCCCAGAGCCGTCGGCTTTCCGACGAGGTGGCGGACGATCTGCGCCTGGAAGGCATTACCAAGGCCGAGGTGCAGATCCAGTCAACCATCGACGAACTGGGCTTCTGGGAGCCACTCAAGGATTTTGCCCAGCGCTATCAGCACTGGATGCAGGCGGGCTATACCCTGCCCAGCGATGACTATCTGGATGCCCTGGCGGATGTGGTCGATCTGCTGCGCCACGATCAGCAATACAGCTTTGAAAGCCTGCTGCGCCTGGAGCTGCACCTCAACGAAGGCGGCGCGGATCTGATTATCCGTAATGATCGCCAGCTGCTGGAATCCTCCAGCCACGGCATGGCCTACCTGATTCTGTGCAAGTTTCTGCTGGCCTTCACCCGGCTGCTGCGCGGCAAGGCCGAGATCGCCATTCACTGGCCAATTGATGAAATTGGCACTCTGGCCTACCACAACGTCGAGAAACTGTTTGAGGCCTGCGACAGCAATCGTATTCATATTGTCGGTGCCTTCCCCAACCCAGAGTCGGACGTGCTGATGCTGTTCCACCACCGCTACCTGATTGAGCGCGACGCCGATGATAAGGATATCCGCCGCCTGAAACGCATTGAGCCGCGCCTGAGCCCGCTGGCCGCCCGCATCAAGGCGCGCAGCGAGGAGGTAACCGCATGA
- a CDS encoding HEPN domain-containing protein, whose translation MPSNAHAKFLKTIRRCESLVASYKQLQEIDQENGAAVPTPKDIVRGAVVLAVAALDTYVTDVFSEKLVPYLQRYRPDEELIDLLHDAGLDTKEALVLLGMDRPYRRIRTLIENYYGSYTTQKFDVIDQIFRPYRLINITENAARRSGRISIKKSVGKLVERRHQIAHAGDYNRHGRIIDIDEAQIATRIEHLELFVTNMDAILCNRV comes from the coding sequence TTGCCATCGAACGCACATGCAAAGTTCTTGAAAACAATAAGGCGTTGCGAATCTTTGGTCGCCTCATACAAGCAACTACAGGAAATCGACCAAGAAAATGGCGCTGCTGTTCCAACTCCAAAAGATATTGTCCGTGGCGCGGTGGTTCTGGCGGTTGCGGCGCTCGACACATACGTGACCGATGTTTTTTCGGAGAAACTGGTTCCTTACCTTCAGCGCTACAGACCTGATGAAGAGCTAATAGATCTCCTCCACGATGCAGGCCTGGACACCAAAGAGGCGCTTGTATTGCTGGGCATGGACAGGCCATATAGGCGGATTAGGACATTAATCGAGAACTACTATGGGTCGTACACGACTCAGAAATTCGACGTTATTGACCAAATTTTCCGTCCCTATAGGCTAATCAATATAACTGAAAACGCTGCCAGGAGAAGTGGCAGAATATCTATCAAAAAATCCGTTGGGAAATTAGTAGAGCGCCGGCATCAGATTGCTCACGCCGGAGATTACAATCGACACGGGCGAATAATAGACATTGATGAGGCACAGATTGCAACCCGAATAGAGCATCTGGAGCTATTTGTAACGAATATGGACGCAATACTGTGCAACAGGGTTTGA
- the rlmF gene encoding 23S rRNA (adenine(1618)-N(6))-methyltransferase RlmF, producing the protein MTASNRHRSTKSQTKPAHKGLHPRNLHNQGYDFPALVKSHPALARHVKPNAYGNLSIDFADPLAVKRLNAALLRWHYNIVGWDIPEGALCPPIPGRADYIHYVADLPGIGDEREQPGVKLLDIGTGANGIYPLLACQIYGWQCVGSDINPQSLDNVATIIANNPQLKARFTLRTQHDKHQIFAGIIQAGEFFDVSVCNPPFHASLDEALKGNQLKLNNLARHRGEQNTDTRSPSLNFGGLGAELWCKGGEQLFLKKLIKESQVYATQCRWFTSLVSKADNVKPAKKLIAKLGAVDCREIEMKQGNKITRILAWTFM; encoded by the coding sequence ATGACTGCTAGCAACCGCCATCGAAGTACAAAAAGCCAGACCAAGCCTGCCCACAAAGGCCTGCACCCGAGGAATCTGCACAACCAGGGTTATGACTTCCCAGCGCTGGTAAAAAGCCACCCGGCACTGGCCCGCCATGTAAAACCCAATGCGTATGGTAACCTTTCCATCGATTTCGCAGACCCACTGGCCGTCAAGCGCCTCAACGCCGCGTTATTACGCTGGCACTATAATATTGTCGGTTGGGATATTCCGGAGGGCGCGCTTTGTCCTCCCATTCCAGGCAGGGCTGACTATATCCACTACGTGGCGGACCTGCCTGGAATAGGCGACGAGCGTGAACAGCCCGGCGTCAAACTGCTTGATATAGGGACGGGAGCCAATGGCATCTACCCACTACTGGCCTGCCAGATTTACGGCTGGCAGTGTGTCGGCAGTGACATCAACCCTCAGTCGCTTGACAACGTCGCCACCATTATCGCCAACAACCCCCAACTCAAAGCGCGCTTTACGCTGCGCACGCAGCACGATAAACATCAGATTTTTGCAGGGATCATTCAAGCGGGGGAGTTCTTTGACGTCAGCGTGTGCAACCCACCCTTCCACGCCTCGCTGGATGAAGCACTTAAAGGTAACCAGCTTAAGCTCAATAACCTGGCCCGTCATCGCGGTGAGCAAAACACCGATACAAGATCCCCCTCGCTGAATTTCGGGGGGCTGGGAGCAGAGCTATGGTGCAAAGGAGGCGAACAGCTCTTTCTGAAAAAGCTGATAAAGGAAAGCCAGGTGTATGCCACTCAATGCCGCTGGTTTACCAGCCTGGTTTCAAAAGCTGACAACGTTAAGCCCGCCAAAAAGCTGATTGCCAAGCTTGGCGCCGTTGATTGCAGGGAAATAGAGATGAAGCAGGGAAACAAGATCACCAGGATATTAGCCTGGACATTTATGTGA
- a CDS encoding sodium-potassium/proton antiporter ChaA — MTATASSNGRSLVGRFLREEASFLVALLTFLIFHFGLHDALNKAVTPETAQPLMGVFFAVWLFAVVLWAAFNVVRHADVLAIKLGEPLGTLILTLAVVGIEVSLISAVMLTGAEAPTMARDTMTAVLMIVLGGLTGASLLIGGFFHGEQDYNLPGARAYLGVLVPLAVFALVLPDFTASTDSPTFTPIQAGFFAIITLVLYGIFLAIQTLRHKSYFEQPMQERAADHEAAPGHSHDHGPQHATSYHAVLLLLTLVTIVLLAELIAMIVDFGIVQAGAPVALGGVIIALVVLTPESMAALAAARANQLQRSVNLLLGSALSTIGLTLPAVVAVSLITGANLQLGLDMAPMVLLLLTLVVCLMTFGGTRTNVLQGAVHIVLFLAYLLLIFSP, encoded by the coding sequence ATGACTGCAACCGCATCCTCAAACGGACGCTCCCTAGTCGGTCGGTTTTTACGCGAAGAAGCTTCGTTTCTGGTGGCGTTGCTCACCTTCCTGATTTTTCATTTCGGGCTGCATGACGCCTTGAACAAAGCCGTTACCCCTGAAACCGCTCAACCCCTGATGGGCGTTTTCTTTGCCGTATGGCTGTTTGCCGTGGTGCTTTGGGCTGCCTTTAATGTGGTTCGACATGCTGATGTGCTGGCCATCAAGCTGGGTGAGCCGCTGGGTACGCTGATTCTTACTCTGGCGGTGGTGGGTATCGAGGTGTCGCTGATCTCAGCGGTGATGCTGACCGGCGCCGAGGCGCCAACAATGGCGCGGGATACCATGACGGCGGTGCTCATGATCGTATTGGGCGGCCTCACCGGCGCTTCCCTGCTGATTGGTGGTTTTTTCCATGGCGAGCAGGACTACAACCTGCCAGGCGCGCGGGCCTATCTTGGCGTTCTGGTGCCCCTCGCTGTCTTCGCACTGGTATTGCCCGATTTCACCGCTTCCACGGATAGCCCGACGTTCACTCCCATTCAGGCAGGGTTCTTTGCGATTATCACGCTGGTGCTTTACGGCATCTTTCTGGCCATTCAAACCCTCCGCCATAAGAGCTATTTTGAGCAACCCATGCAGGAAAGGGCGGCAGACCATGAAGCGGCGCCCGGGCACTCGCATGATCATGGCCCACAGCACGCAACAAGCTATCACGCTGTCCTGTTGCTCCTGACGCTGGTGACCATAGTGCTGCTGGCGGAACTTATCGCCATGATTGTCGATTTTGGCATTGTCCAGGCGGGCGCGCCGGTGGCGTTGGGTGGGGTGATCATCGCCCTGGTGGTGCTCACACCGGAAAGCATGGCGGCCCTGGCAGCCGCCCGTGCCAACCAGCTTCAGCGCTCGGTGAATCTGCTGCTGGGTTCGGCGCTGTCAACCATTGGCCTGACCCTACCCGCGGTGGTTGCCGTCAGCCTTATAACAGGCGCCAATCTGCAGCTAGGGCTTGATATGGCCCCCATGGTGTTGCTGCTGCTGACGCTGGTTGTGTGCCTGATGACCTTCGGAGGCACCCGAACAAATGTGCTGCAGGGTGCTGTTCACATCGTTCTGTTCCTGGCCTATCTGCTGCTGATCTTCAGCCCGTAA
- a CDS encoding Txe/YoeB family addiction module toxin, producing MKLIFSENAWEDYLYWQTTDKKILNRINKLIKEIKREPFEGVGKPEPLKHSLSGYWSRRINAEHRIVYKVTDDALLIAHLRYHY from the coding sequence ATGAAGCTCATCTTCTCAGAAAACGCCTGGGAGGATTATCTGTATTGGCAGACAACGGACAAGAAGATCCTTAACCGAATCAACAAACTGATCAAGGAAATCAAGCGAGAACCGTTTGAGGGTGTTGGCAAACCCGAACCCCTCAAACACAGCCTTAGCGGTTACTGGTCCCGGCGCATCAACGCAGAACACCGTATCGTTTACAAAGTCACCGATGACGCCCTCTTGATTGCCCATCTTCGCTATCACTACTGA
- a CDS encoding type II toxin-antitoxin system prevent-host-death family antitoxin, protein MDAISYTAARTHLAKTMEQVCEDHSPVIITRNKSQSVVMMSLEDYDALQETTYLLRAPKNARRLLESVAELEQGGGQEKELIE, encoded by the coding sequence ATGGATGCCATAAGCTACACAGCCGCTAGAACTCATCTGGCTAAAACAATGGAGCAGGTCTGTGAAGACCATTCTCCTGTGATTATCACCCGCAACAAATCACAGTCTGTGGTCATGATGTCCCTTGAAGACTACGACGCATTACAGGAAACCACCTACCTGCTGCGAGCGCCAAAAAATGCGCGGCGATTGCTGGAATCCGTCGCCGAGCTTGAGCAAGGAGGTGGTCAAGAAAAGGAATTGATTGAATGA